The Photobacterium sp. TY1-4 DNA window AAGCGGTTGCCCGACTTTGCCCAGATCCCGTTGGATTTGCTCGGCATCGTACATTTGGTGGCGGCGAATGTCGCGAATCGACCGATTCATCAAGGCCGCAACCTCAGCAATCGTCATCCCAGGGTCAAGTGACAACGACAACGGCAAGACGTTCACCACCGCACCAGCGGCGCCGGCTGCACGCCCAATCCGGCGCATCAGTGGAAAACCGACACATAAGTGGTTGTTTCCCGTCACCCGGTGCAGGTACGCAAAGACCAGTGACATCGCGAACTCGGACGGTAAGATGTTGTTGCCTTCGCGGCTCAGCCACGCCCCACCGGCCAGATCGATGCTGTATTTTTCGACACCGATGGCATCGTGACGGCGACCGCCAGTCACCAGCGACGGGATCTCGGGCAATGCCCCGGCGTAGTCTTGCCAGAACTGTTGGGCTTTTTGATATTGCGCGGACTCTTTGAACTGCTGGTGCTCTGCGATCACCGCCGTGAACGCACCAAACGGAGCCGGCCCACCGGTCGCGTGCTTGGCGTGGTTATATTCGCGAATAATATGTTCAGTAATGCCATGAAAGCTAAAGCCATCCACATCGAGATGGTGGTAGCGCTGATACCACAGCCACTTCGGCGCGCCGTCTTCACCGACATCAATCAGGCAATGCCGGTATCGAGGGGCCTCGCTTTGCAGATCAACCGTTGTCGCCAGATCTTCCTTCATCCAGGCGACCGCAGCATCGTGCGGGGATGCCGCCTGCGAAAAGTCCAGGATTTCCAGAGCATCAATCGCCACGGATGGACGCGAAAACTGTTGTTTGATCTCACCGTCATTTTCCACATAACGACAGTGCAGCGAATCGGCGGCTGCAATACCGGCATTGACCGCCTTGGCGAACTGCGCCTGATCGATGTCGCCGAAGATCTCTGTATAGTGAGCGACATTAAATTCTGCTGGATTCGGCATTACTTGCTGTGCAAACCAAATCCCCTGCTGCGTCCCAACCAGAGGCCAAAGTTCCTCTTGTACGTCGTGGTTCTGCATTCATTCATTCCTTAAAGTCAAAATCACGGATGGTCGTGATCGTGATGTTCTACCCTGGTTGGATTCAGACCCGGATGTCCTGCCAATGCGCTTCGATATATTCAAGGCAGTCTTGTTTTGAAGACGGGCCAAAAGTACGCTCCCAGCCTGATGGGGTTTGCTTAAACTCCGGCCACAAGCTGTACTGACCGCGATGATTCATCAGCACAAGGAACTGATGTTTCAGCTCATCAAAAGGGTTCACGTATTGTTCCGACATACCTAACTCCGTTCGGATGTTGATTAAGATTCACAAGAAAAAACGTAAGACAGTCCATCGATGATGCCCCCCCGCCAGCATAAGCGTTCATGGCCGCCATCAAAGACTCTGAATTGAATTCGGTGTTGCTGTGAGGCCAGCTGGTTGGACATATCCCGACTCAGGTCGATCATGATGTCTTCACCACTCCCCACTTCTAAAAAGAGGTTTAAGCGCGCGTTCGCGCCCAGCCCGCCATGTACCTGACGGCTCATCTCGCTGAGTAAATCGGAAGTATGAGGCGGGGAATACTCGCTCGGCGGTTTCACCAGAGAAAAGTCGGGCCACCAGAATGAACCGGACTGGCACACCACGGCGCCAAAGCGCTCCGGCCAATGAAGCGCGGCATACATCGCTGCCAGCCCGCCCAGGCTTTGGCCGACAATCGCGGTTTGCTTGGGATCTTGAGTCACCGGAAAATAGTCAGAAACCAGCGGCAGCAGTTCCGTCATCACTGCTTGCCAAAAAGTGGGATTGCAACTCAGCTCTTCACTGCGTTGATGGCCATTGACCTCATCAATCAACACGTAGATTGCTTCGGGTAATGTGCCGTTTTGCGTGGCCTGTGACAGCGCATCATAAATCGGCAGAGATTGAGACCAAAAACGGCCATCAAGAATCAGTACCAAAGGCAAATCATGACGCGTTGTTGATAAACTCGTAGAATAAAGCCATAGCTTTCGCGTACCGTTTAATAATTTGCTGTGCCAGCGCAAAATAAGATCGGCATGAGTTCGGCTTTGCCCGGATAATTCATCAAAGTTTCGCCATTCGGATTGCGACTGTGCATTTGGCATGTGCAAAGGGGTCTTATTTTTTCCCCACTCGCAGTGGCTCAAGTGTTGCCGACTGAATTCATCGCCACAACTCAGAGGAAAAATAGTCCGCAACCATTGCCGGTGCTGGGTTCTCTGCGTTTCAGCACTCCCGGTGTATTTCGGCTGCACCTGCTGAAAAGTGACCGGAATAAATGAATATCCACCACGCCAGGTATTTTTCAGTTTATCGACATAAAACCAGACGTCCGTTCCTTCTAAACGGGTCAACTTAGCCATATCGAAACTGTGATGATCCGTCACCCCATTAATGTCGATATAAACTTCTTTGATAGAATTCTCAATATAAGTTCGGGGTTCCCGCCAAAGAAAAATAACCTCTGTGTATTCTGCTTCGACGGCAATCATTAAAGGTGTGCCTTCTGAATGGATCTCTTCCCACCATTGCTCATCACCAACACAACAGTTTTTTCTAAAAAGCGATTTAAAAATGCTTGAAAGGAATTGTTTTCCTTGCGTTTGGCTATTTTCAACAAACATGACGATTCCGACTCTTCGACCACGAGCCTATTCACAAAAATGGAGATTAATTATCATAAATTTACCAGAGGCAATATTGCAAATAAAAACAATTATCATTAGTATTGCCAACCGAGTTAACTTTTACATAATTGTTGCGGCAACTTCAAATGTTTTTCTTCATTTTGTAATTTAAGGATTTATTAGGTCATGAAGCCCATGGAATTAAGCAGCGGTATTTCAATCAGTCATGCCAACAAGACCAAACTTGCCACGCTCATCAGCATTATTTGTCTCGGTACCAGCATTTCTGCCTCGGCCAATGAGCAAGACAATAATAAGAACATGGAAACGATTGTTGTGACCGGTGAAAGGCTGGGTGGTACGCTCGCAGAAAATACCAGCTCGGTGACTGTATTCACTGAAGAAGCGGATAACGGTGAAGACCAAACCTACTACGACTTGCTCGATCGCGTGCCGAACGTGCTCAATGCCCCTTCAGGGATCCCACATATTCGGGGTGTTGACGGACGTGGCCCGGGTGAAGGGTTCCTGACCTTTATGACCGGCGCAACACCGCGCGTCAACACAACAGTGGATGGTGTGGCCGAATCCTGGACCGGTGAGGCCTTCGGTAAGGCCGGACTGTGGGATACCGAGCAAGTCGAAGTTTATAAAGGCCCTCAGTCAACCAACCAAGGTCGGAACAGTATTAGTGGTGCCGTGGTCATCAAGACCAAAGATCCAACGTTCTACACCGAAAGTAAAGTTCGCGCCGGCTATGAAAATGAAGATGGGAAATACCATCTGGCAGGCGTAGTCTCAGCACCAATTGTCGATGAGAAGCTTGCTTTCCGTCTGGCAGCCGAAGGGACCAAAGGCAATACCCCGATTAATTACTCGTTGCCGAATAACGACCAGTACCCTTGGGATCCGTCTGACATTGAATCTCACAATTTTCGGGGTAAGCTGTTATTGAGACCTTGGGGGAGTGACAAGCTCACCGCAAAACTGACATTCGGCAGCCGGAATGAAGAAGGTCAATATACCAGCCTAGTTACCGAGGAAGGTACATTTAACTATACCGATAAAAATGGTACACGTCGTCAGGAAACCAAAAGCTGGAACGTCAATTTCGATGTCGCTTACCTGATTAACGACGAGCTGGCCTTAGATGTCCTGCTGGCGAAACGCGATTACTCGACTGACTTTGAAGCCTATCCACTTGTGGACTGGTGGGGTGACGTCGACGAAGAAAATTACACCGCCGAAGCCAAGCTTTCGTATGACTCACTTGATGATAAATACAAAGTCACTGTCGGTATCAGTAGTTTCTTCAAAGATCAGGACACCCAAACAGACTCATTAAAGCGTGATGACGAAGTCCAAACCCACGCAATCTACTTTGATTCTAAAGTCAAACTCACCGACCGCTGGGGACTCTTGCTTGGCGCGCGTTATGAGCATGATGAACTCAAACGTGATTTCGACCATGCTAAACTCCCAATCGATTTTAAGGCAGATGAAG harbors:
- a CDS encoding TonB-dependent receptor, giving the protein MKPMELSSGISISHANKTKLATLISIICLGTSISASANEQDNNKNMETIVVTGERLGGTLAENTSSVTVFTEEADNGEDQTYYDLLDRVPNVLNAPSGIPHIRGVDGRGPGEGFLTFMTGATPRVNTTVDGVAESWTGEAFGKAGLWDTEQVEVYKGPQSTNQGRNSISGAVVIKTKDPTFYTESKVRAGYENEDGKYHLAGVVSAPIVDEKLAFRLAAEGTKGNTPINYSLPNNDQYPWDPSDIESHNFRGKLLLRPWGSDKLTAKLTFGSRNEEGQYTSLVTEEGTFNYTDKNGTRRQETKSWNVNFDVAYLINDELALDVLLAKRDYSTDFEAYPLVDWWGDVDEENYTAEAKLSYDSLDDKYKVTVGISSFFKDQDTQTDSLKRDDEVQTHAIYFDSKVKLTDRWGLLLGARYEHDELKRDFDHAKLPIDFKADEDNDILLPKIGVTYDVSDKSILGLTARKGYNAGGLGYNEFREEVFTFDQEEVWTYELSSRSTFMDNKLGLTANIFYNDYENYQTSVQGDSGDRYDSFIANIPEGQTYGTEVETTYWFDSGLDIFAFVGLLKTEIKQSPTGISGDFKGNEFSYAPEVSAGLGFTQNFDSGAFFGARVNHVADYYTDLKNDENKTAGDYTVLNLNAGYAGDNLTVRAYVKNAADTDYVIRQKGRMFEVGGPRTIGLVADYQF
- a CDS encoding MbtH family protein, whose translation is MSEQYVNPFDELKHQFLVLMNHRGQYSLWPEFKQTPSGWERTFGPSSKQDCLEYIEAHWQDIRV
- the fes gene encoding enterochelin esterase, translating into MFVENSQTQGKQFLSSIFKSLFRKNCCVGDEQWWEEIHSEGTPLMIAVEAEYTEVIFLWREPRTYIENSIKEVYIDINGVTDHHSFDMAKLTRLEGTDVWFYVDKLKNTWRGGYSFIPVTFQQVQPKYTGSAETQRTQHRQWLRTIFPLSCGDEFSRQHLSHCEWGKNKTPLHMPNAQSQSEWRNFDELSGQSRTHADLILRWHSKLLNGTRKLWLYSTSLSTTRHDLPLVLILDGRFWSQSLPIYDALSQATQNGTLPEAIYVLIDEVNGHQRSEELSCNPTFWQAVMTELLPLVSDYFPVTQDPKQTAIVGQSLGGLAAMYAALHWPERFGAVVCQSGSFWWPDFSLVKPPSEYSPPHTSDLLSEMSRQVHGGLGANARLNLFLEVGSGEDIMIDLSRDMSNQLASQQHRIQFRVFDGGHERLCWRGGIIDGLSYVFSCES